The DNA segment TACATGATCGCTTTGCAAAAGCTGCATCTCTAATGGAAATTTGTTCCATGGCATCAAAAATACATCTATCAGTCAGAACTCAAATTATAGCAACCACTGCAAGAACCGATCTGAGAAAAACATTGGAAAAAAAACTGGAACTTTTTTTACAGTATGATGCACCTAAAGTCATGTTGAGTCAAACACACAACGTTCCACTGAAgtgatgaaaacaaaaaaaatatcacacagacacactgattCACAAACAATTCACAAAGACGAGGGTAGTCAGACaaaattcttttttctttttttatattctttatatatatatatatatatatatatatatatatatatatatatatatatatgtgtccaGGATTTAAAAATGTCTGCAATTCTCAGATCCCAATCAAACCAAATGCTCTTTGCAACCTCATCCAAGATTGGCGTTTATGTTTACAGAAAATCTGCAATTGAAGCCACTTTATAAAACATGAATCCATTCCTCTGGTCAGCCGCCAGTCATCTCAAACTATACTACTGTTTGAAAGTtttgggtctgtaagattttttttggatttgtttttGGAAAGTATTTTAATGCTCACTAGGATGCATTcgatcaaaatatagtaaaaacaataaaactgtaaaatatttctataatataaaataactgtttcctagTTTAATATAATCAAAAATGTCATGTACTCCTATGATGacaaacctgaattttcagcagccaacaGTCCTCAGtgaaacatgatctttcagaaatttttcatgttcatttttttctgatgaatagaaacatattttgtaacattataaatgtctttaatgtcactttcctgaacaaaacaattaatttccgttttaaaaaatcttactgatcccaaacttttgaagggtagTATATTTCCAGCAAATCTCGCAGAAAACAGGCTGTTGCTGCAGTCAGTGGTGGAAAAAGGGGATTCTGGGAAATGTGGCTTAACTGCCAGGTTGAATCTGACATTCTCATCCTCCACACAGACACTCATGATTACGTACCGGAGCACTAATGGCGTCATTGCTCAAAGCTcaatttttggcaaacaaagtgaaCTCTACTTTGATGCCACATCGTCTGGAACTGACAGCTTACCCTTCCTTAAAATTAGCTGTGAGGATATTTAGAGACTCACTGCAACCAATCTCAAGTCAATGGCACATGAATGAAAAAGCCAAAATAGCAATACAGCAGAATTCCATCTACCCAAAAGCAACTCCCTCTCAGAATGGCACAGCAAAGGGAGAACATTCAGGACCTAGCCAGCATTTCCCACAAGGCTTGTGTGCCTTTTCTGATCAAACGAGCAATAATGTGAAAGAGAACAGATGGTGATTAGAACCAGCATAAGTGAAGTGTACAGCTGAGCTAGAGTCTAGTCACATAAAGCTGCCAGACGTGAACCGCCGCCACAATGACAATCCTTTCTTCCCCTGCTGTACGCCCCACAGACACACGACTTGTTGTGCGAGTGAAAGTATAACAGTGTTTGAAGCGATTCCTCTCAGTCCCAGTGCAGCTGAAGGTCATGGGTGTCCAGGAATTCTGAGGTGATGCCCAATGGATTGAGTCCGCCAATGGGCCCAGGCATTGTGAGGTCCAGCCACTCCATGTTGTCCAGGCCAGTGTCTTGGAGACTAAAGGACAGGGAAGAGGAAGGTGCAGGTGGGTCGCTGAATCCCAGCTCAGACGTGTCCATAGGGGAGTTTGGCTGCTCCAGCATTTGGTTTTGCAGCTCCTCCAGCAGGCCCAAAGTCCTCTGCTCTGGCTCTCCGTCCCCCACCAGCGTGCCCTCCAGCAGAGCCTCCAACTGGTTGTCAGAGTCCAGGGAGGCCAGGCTGGGCATGGGCTCCAACATCAGCGCCGGTGGGGGTGCCATCTGCACCTGGGCAGGTGGTCGGGACAGGGCGGTGTTGATAGGCAAGGTGGTGATGCTGGCCGTAACGGGCATCATCTTAGGTACAGATGGGTCCTGTTGACTAAAGGGAGTGATCtctgcagaaaataaaataaaaggggtGGCACAGGAAATTAAAAGGttgacaaaaaaagttaaataaataatcaaactaCACAAAACGTTTAGGGTAAgggatttgttctttttttttttatgcagccattactccagtcttcagtctcacatcaTTCTAATACGTTTATTAAGAAACAAATACTGTTATTCaagtttcttgaacaccaaattcaATAAACATGAATAACAGCATAACattctttcaaaaagaaaatcttactgacaccaaacttttgaatggtagtatttgTCACTGAATTTTGCAGACACCAGGCTGTTACTTCAATCAGCGCTGGAAAAGGGGCTTCTGGGAAATGTAGCCAGGATGAGTCTGACATTCTCAGCCTCCACACAGACAATTGTTAAAATAGACATCTGTATCTGGAGTTATAGTTTGAGTTGACAAATGAACCTGATCTATTGCAGTCTGCAACAAAATGACAAACTCACCTCCACTTTCTATTAAAATGTCAAAGAGATCATCCATCTGTTGACTCGTTGCTGTGGGAATCTGCAGATtgacaaaaaatgtaaatgactttTCAGTTCAAGGTAACGGAAACGTATTGTTAGCGCACATTCTTAAGCATTGTGGTTTAAAAACAGGTCATCTTAAGGCGTTGAAATGCAATAAGCAGCAAAATAGAACTCATTCCGCTATACTGTATGCACGTGCTGTTGGAGACTGTTTCTGAGCGGTGTCAGAGAAATGCACACACATGAAGATGGTACTCATAGAGGATGGGAGTACTGATCGGAGttattttgcacctttataggcCTTTGACATAATTTGCAAGTATCCTCATAAACAAAGTAATTTAGGGCTTACGTGAAATGTTAAACAGTATATTGTATCCGGGAAgctcattcatttatttgttctactgttgtataaataactatagtgtagtgtagtgtaaataactatatcattatatatattgttaccGTGATGTAAAATGACTCATATCGTGATTTACGATTTCGGCCATACTGCCTACCCCTAGTTCAAGGACAGCACAGAAGAAAGGGCAAACAAGAAGCAGCAATAATTAGTCAGTTAAATTCTAACTAAAATAACTACAGTCATCACAGCAATAAACAATGGACAAGGGCTACCTCTAGTTAACTGCAAACAAAGAGTCTTAAAGGTAGAGTTCACAATTTCACACAATAAAATAGTGATACAGAATGCAGAATTTAATTGTGATAGGTGACAGAGTGCATTTATTGTCTATTGAAATCCATCAAGtacttaatttttcattttcactggGGAATTGGTATACagatatattttgtgtttttgtaattatgtACTATGTAAGTATGTAATAACTTCAGTCATCATATGGCATCAGAGAACTTGGAATACATTCAGTCCATCATAAGTGGTccaattaatttttgttttattttccacattttttgAGAGGTTACCTTTATGTATTGGTACTGCAAAATACTGTtaccaaaataaagtaaaaaaattgtattagttTAACCACAGCCATCTTTGTGGTTTAGGTAGAAGTCCCAGAGATAAACCAACatgaaaataagtgtttttttcttttttctttgcaaattctcacttccattaaaaaaaacaaaaaacaaagtctCAATCTTGAATTGCTCTAGGTAACCCCTACAAAAGATTTTCGATTGCATATTGACTCTAAAAGTAGAATTTTCGAGCAAAGTTCAAAGTCTACGGAACAGGAATAATACCAATAgtgtaaccattaaaaaaaaattattaaacccTTTGTCACGTACAATCACAACATTTTGATTAGTACGTCCAGTGGATTGTGATGAACTGCTAAATTCAAATATTCTTTTGTGCTTTAACTGACACCGAGCCAGAGCGAGTCTTGGTTAGAGCTTGTCAAATTATCACAGCTGTTCAATGTTTTCAATAACtggtttattttaagtttaaatacagacatttaaacaagcacttaaaaaaaaaaactaacacatgATTTTATAGCACAGTTCAACATATTTCAATTAATGTCATTGTGTAGGTAATTAAAGTTTGCTCTATTCTCCTCCTAGTTCACCAGCTACTAACTTTCAGAGAACTAGATGAATTAACGTTTTGTCTATGTGATGCAGTGCAAACTAATGACTCAGCTGTAATATTATAAACATATTGTGTGAAAGGGTTACAAATGGTCAAGCAACCTCTTGAGATGGACTGACCTGTTGTGCATGAGTCACATGGACTACTGCACATAAttggtgcatttttttttctgttttggagATTGGAAgtacacacaataaataaaaggATTGGAAAAACATTAGaagtacatttttgggtgaagtaaaaACTGCTTAACCCACTATTCATCCCAGAACGTGTACGAGCATACATGGATATATAGAAAGCAGAGAGACGTCACCTCTGAGACGGCAGGATTCTGTAGGCTGCGGGTCTGTTTGACAGCCTCCTCATAGCCGGGCGGCTCTCTGTTCTTGGGCGTCTGATTGAAAACTGGGGACTGCTGGATGAAGGAGGTCTGGGGATAAAAAAAACTGAGTAAACACTCAACTcaaaacagaacagcaacactAAAAACATCTAACAAAAAAAGCAGGATGTGCTACCTTGTTTAGAGGCCCATTGATAAGGGATGATGGGATGGGGGATGTCAGAGGTGAGATCCTGTTATCTGGGGATCTGCTGAGGAAGCACTGAGGTATCTCCAGGCCTGCTGGATTCTCATTGGTACCGTGCTGGAAACCCGACCTCTTGGTGGTGCCCACAGGCAGGGTCTGTGTAAGGAGTAAACCAATAGATCATGAGCATCCAGAAATACCCACTAGCATCCTAGAGATCATATGCTAAACAGTCTGGATTGTGTTATGATCTTTCTGCTTGGTATGAGAACAAGCCTCCTCAGGTCACACTGGCATGGGTCCTTCAGGCACGGCTGTCAATGAAAATGTTATCAGCTCATCACAACCAATGAGCTCTAGTTACTCTAGTTATCCAGGACTCAGGCCAGGCTTGTTCACTATGCCAAAGTAATAGGCATCTAGCTGGAAAACCATAGCATGGTCCCTTGCTGCCAGGACAGGCCAATTACAGTAGAGTGAAAGCCTAGAAAAAATGAGACCAGCAACTCCCATCCATCTCACTGATGAATGACTCTGCTGGACAGAAAAATCTAGATGACCCCAGAGCTCACAGATTATGTTCACTTGTTCTGATTGCTCCTGCTGGCACTGACCCTGTTCCTACTCAGATTCCAGTGTCATTCAATactctgtaaaaaaacaaaaacctctgTAGTGTGGATAAAAGTGATATATAAGCCAGGCCAATTAATAGTTTGACATTCAGTCATCTTGAGCAGGGGCGGTGTTTCCGTATGGCAGAGTATGGCATAACTGTTTCTTGTCTGAATatcttttataatgtattttattcctaaaataaccaagctaaattttcagcagccattactccaggcttcagtgtcacatgatcctacagaaatcccAACACGCTGATTTCGTGCTGAAGTTTCAATTCTTAGTATTATCagtaaattacataattaaatattatataaaaacacatataatcttttatataatatttatgctATTATATTTGATCAATTATATATTCTGCGGCAACTTATTTCCATTTGGTTATAAGACTGACCTGAACTATGTTGTTGTGAGCTATAAGCAGCTGTTGTGATGTAAGACTCTCTGCTTTGGCGGGCTGTATTTGGGGGGTCTGAATTAGACCTGGCCCTGATTGAGAGACAGCCTGCAAAACTGGCTACAAAAAGACATCAAGATTACATTTATGTAATGACACTAGTATATACTGTacctaacacatacacacacaaaatttatgtTACCTGTAGTTTGACATTAGTGTTGGGTAGCTGGATAGTAGTGGTATTATTCGCCAGGGGCACTGGAAGAAGGATCTGAGTGCCCCCATGCGGAGTGGTTAGAAGAGTCTGGGGCTGCCCTATGACCTGTGGTACTCCTTGGTGGCTGATTATGAACTGATGGAGAGGAGTAGCTGTCACCTGGTTGGGATGGGCCTCCTCGAGCTTCACCAGCGTTGGCGTAGTGTGTGAACTCACTGTGCAGTTAGGAAGGACAGTGTTTTCTGTTTTGACAGATGCCAACATGGTGGCTGGAGTGGAATTGTTGTTATTTTCTGCAGGTGGAACGACCTGTCCGCTCCTTTTCTCTACTTCTAACTGCATTTTCAGTTCCTCCACCAGCTTCTGCTCCTGCTCCAGTTTACGCAGCAGTTCCTTGATCTGTCGCTCCTTTTCATGTAGTCTTCGGTCCTGCTCCTCGGGAACAGGAGCTGCCTTTACTAAACTGCGGTGTTGGCCCTCTGCCTGTCCCTCTGTGGATGCGTCACCTTTGCTGTGAAGCTCTGAGGAGCCAGGAGACACAGGTGGGGTGGAGCTCAGATTTTCAGAGCGCTGTTGGATGGGCAATAGAGTTGTTGTGGTGCTGGACACCTCCATAGGTGTGCTACAGGGCTGTATGCTTGGTCCTGTGCAGTTGTTGGTTGTAGTAGTGACACTGTTTTCTTGGAAAGGCTTAAGCCGTTCAATAAGGTCTATTTTTGTTCCTGACACTGGAAGACCACGTAATTTTAACTCCATTTTCAGCTCTGCCACCTGCCAAAATAAAGTCACTATTAGTGAAATATACCACCATATAAATTGCTAATGATCATCTGGATTCTATGACACTTAATGAATAAGATGCACATTTACTGAAGACAAAAATTCTGAACCAAATTTTCCATAATGGAAAAgtcatatatagatttttttatagttaaacgttgtttattttatttttatttactacacactacagttcaaatgtttggggttggaaattgaatttttctttttttattcatccaGATACCAGTTACATAAACATAGACATTGTGTTAAGACAATGGTTTACAAACTAATTTGACCAACTAACAGTTAGCCAAGGGGTAATCAGTCTTATTTTTTGGATTCACATTAGACCACTCTAACTTTTTGTAACTGACTTTAAAAAGTTATGACCAGTATTGAAGAAAATAAGTTAGATGACTAACTTTTTTAGACTAGTCTAAACAGTTTTTGCAACCCAGTATGTATTAGATTGATCGAAAGTGACAAAGATATATATAATGTCAAAGATTTccaattttaaatatatgcttATATTCTGTTGAatgttctatttatcaaagaatcctgaaatcaaTGTTTCATGATTTGCACAAAATCAAGATGTTTTctttttccaacactgataataataagaaatgtttagtGAGCATCGAgtcatattattttacaatatgtttTCTGAGGGATcctgtgatactgaagactggattaatgactgCCGAAAATTGATGTATTTTGCCATCAcagaatgtaaaatataaaaagcaatttattgcgtaattataaatattattgttttattgtatttttaaataaatgcagagttGATGAAAATACGAgacttctttgttttcttttgtggaaAATAAGAATCTAGCAGTACCTTCATCTCCTCCAGATTGGCAGGTAGTGTTCCTGTCTTGCGGTTGGAAAGGGTGCTGTTGGGCCGCACAGGTGTTGCTGTGGGCAGAGACAATACAATTGAGGCAGGAAGGCTGCTTGCGCTGTTGATAGCCAATGTGGCACTGCTGTTTTGGCCTTCCATCACAGGCCTGGTGAGTAGGGAAAATTGGAATAAAGGGGAGAAACAATACTTAACATCACAGAAGGAAAAATTTGTTCTGCTCACCCTTGTTCTCGATAAATAAACACCATTAAACAATGctgaggcaaaaaaaaacaaacgagTCAAAATAAATCTTCCACATGAGACGGAAAAGGAAGCAGAGTAATAACCTCATCAACTTCCTGCCATTAATGACAATCACTAAACAGGATTTGCTATTGGAAAATAGGTAATGGTCCTGATGGCCACTCGCAACAATAAtagtgttttaaaacattttccaccAAAAACCATTCATATGCAGTCATTATACTAATGGTTGACAAAATACAGCTAGCTTCAAAAGCAAAAGATGGTTTGCATCCACCAAACCCAATGACAGGATTGGTAAAGCAGTACATACTGAAAACAACAGGGCCTGATACACAAATAACAAACACACATATCCGGATCTCCTAGCTTACTTGAGAGGTGCAGGAAGGATAGTCTGGTAGTTATAGTGCTGCTGTTGCTGTTGGCTCAGGATCTGTAGCTGCAAAAATAGCTGCTGCTGTTGTAGTAAACGAGCATATGAGGAGTCCATCGGGGCTTGGTTGAGCTCTTGTTTCTGGTCTGGGGGAATGTATTGATGATATTTTAACCTTTTCACACGTGGCTTGGCCTCCTTACTTTTCTTGCTGCGACTCTTGTCCCCAGGTAACTTGGGCTGACTTTGCTGTAAATTGAACAGAGATTACCCATTATGCATTACATCAaaatcaaaaaatacaaaatagatgatttcatacatttttgttgtttctTCAGTTCTTTACTGACCTTTACAAGGGTGGGTCCAGACTTCACAGGGGCCACAGTGACTAGCTGTGGCATGGGTGCTGGAGGGCTAACTGATTGCTCATTGGCAGAAAAAGGCTTGAGGAAATCTGTTGAAGGGGTGGTCACTGCAGGGAAGTGCTGTGAAAAACCTGAATtaaaaaattctgtttttttgGCACCATGTGCTCTTAGCGTTTTGTCCCTGAAGTGAAAAGGAGGTGGCAGGACTACCTGTAACAAGTTATTAGGCAATGGTGAGGACTCTTCAATAGTCCGGACATCTCCCGGTGAGGCTACAGAACCCTGGGACTCCTGGCTGGCTGGCTGCTCAGGTGAAAACGCAtctccactgtcctcatctgccAGTTCCTCTAGAGTTTTAGGGTACTGCATCTGACCATCTACCCAGTTAACACAAAGGACAATATATCAAACTTCAACTCAATATCCTGTATGTTCCACATGCATGTTTATTTACAACATTAATAATAGTTTGCATTTTCACCAATAATGGCCTCCTTTACGCTGGAGTCCACAGGCAGGATATTCTTCTCCACCAGCTCCATGGGGCCGGGGCGTTGAGCGATCTTCTCATTCAGGTCATCAGCCAATCGAGCTCTCTTCAATTTCAGCTGAGTGGCCTGCAGAGAAGGCTCCGCCACCGTCTCTGCCAACCCATATCCCATAACCCATGACAATCAGAAAAGCAATCATTTCAACCCACACCCCTCCTCAACCACCAAAGCAATCACACAGTGGTCAACTCAATCACAGAGGTAAATAAAGGAAAAGAACAGCATCTGGATGACTATTTTGAACATGTATTTTTCTTGCTTTTAATTAAGCTGTTCTGAATGATTTAGCTGATGCTGAACTAACTAACTTGAAGGCATAGTATgttaaaattcatatttttataatgtaCCAAGTTAAGTCCACCTGTATTAGTGTTTTCAGTGCTACTGGACATATGTCTCTACTGATGAATCTTCATCATCATGgcaaaataacacatttctgaACATAAGTTTGCAGTCTTTATTGAATCTGAAGTCATAAAAAGACTGTGTACAGCAATATAAGGCCATGAAATGTCTTTCTATTAAATTGTTAGTTCAACCAGAATGTGaattgtcatcaattactcatccATGAGACTTTtgttttaacataattaaaaCCCGAGAGATTTCTGTTCCTCCACTGAAAGTCCATTCCATCAAAAATGTAACACATCAAAAAAAGTTCATAGAAATTCATATGAATCAAGCTGTTTTGTCCAAACAGGGTAACGTTAGGCTTTTAAACAGTAAAactcttgaggtgtggtaactactcaagacatcgatccgatgatttatttaaagggattcgtcctgtttttgtacttaaatcgctattgtgagtaggactatTTCTTCCGAATCTCATTCAATGCTTCTTTTGCTAGTACCAAAACGTCGTTTTAAAGCTGGTTACAGAGGCTTTGgccgttgatagcattctaatgcagttattaatgaagttattagaaagagcgagagtgacagagacacacagagaaaaagaaataaagatagagagagagcttgtgtgaattaggctaacgCACCTCTGTGCGTCTCTAAACACTCTTCTGCCGCAGCGTCTCTAACCAGCGCTGTTATtacctcgctagtgagaaatgtgatgtgtagcctttaagttgctgcactatataggctaactgataaaatcgtcagggcagtgctgacaacacctttttgtgcaaactgcgtgaccgttattactgttaactatgcgaagtgatatggaactgtaatgcggtcaagagagctgcctggaactacgttcgccgtgtgtttccctgaaaataattgcacatctCAGAacattcgtcagccaatcagattcaagcattcaacggccccataatataataataataataataataaatatatatatatatatatatatatatatatatatatatatatatatatatatatatatatatatatatatatatatatataaaacagcattAGCACTAGCAGAGGGAAAGTTTATTTACATATAAGTACAATGGATCATAAATCACTCCCAAATGATTCAGAATTAATTCAAAATCAAACCGTATCAATAGTTTTGTATTTGAAATCGAATCAGAAAATCTGTATTGATGGCCAGCTCTACTAAAAAGATTTGAGAGCTACAGCTTTGTTTAGAAACAGTAGATTCAGCAAAACTTTTCCCAGCAGGCAGATTAGCTGCCATTACATCTATTGTGAATGGAGTATTACCTTTTAAGATGTGCATGCGGACCAACTCGGCCCTTTCTGGACGGCTGCGTATTTTGTGCTTTAGGAAATTTTCAGTCTACAAAGAGAAAAAGGATAGAGTTTTAGAAAACGGAATCCCTCTGTAATTCAGGGATCAGAAAGTAAACATTATAATGATCTCCTCTGTGTTTTGCAAATAGCAAACACATTTACAGAAGGCTTAAGCTATTGAATCAACTGAAAGGTTCACATGTGTCCCATTACAGAGAGCTGGACAACCCTGAAGAGATTTCAGGGAGGATCAGAGAGCCCAGATGACTGGGGCAAGTGAAGGAGGTCTGGGGCTCTTACCCTGGCTCTCTCAAGGCTGCGGATTTGTTCATGGAATGCAGCAGGGCTCTTCAGGGCTAtaaagtcacacacaaaaaaagcagaGAATCAGTCTCATGAGGACAAAAAGTCATCAAAAACACACAGCTCTTTCATCTCCTGCAGTATTTCTAAAAGCTGTAGCGCCTGGTCTCACATATTACTCAGAGAGGTGATGGTGGGCCCACACAGAGATCAGAACACAGACTACATGGTCCCTCCAAAACCAGACAGCTACCTCTTAATTCCAGCAGAATCTATGCTTGATATTACACTGAGCTATGAGACAGCATGCAGTGTAATCCCATCAATCAGATTAGAGAAggccagaggaaaaaaaaactatgtatgtTTATGTAAGTGTGACAGATCTCACACACTGCTTGGTGACTTGGTTGAACGGAAAAGTGGTTATGAGCAATAACAAAATGAGCAGTGGTGAGGAGAGAGGTAAGCTTTTGGAAAGTCATTGGTCACCTTATGCCTGGTTGCTATTGTGAGAATAAACAACGGATTCAAAAGCAGATTTGGTACAGAAACCACAGCACCAACTGATTTCCTTTCTTAAATGCACATTAAAACAGAAAGGTATTTACAAGGCAGCCTTAAGTGAGGGTTCCTTTTGTTTAGGGACATCGAAAATTAACACAAAGGATGTTACACTAGATAAAGTTTCTTATGCTCGCCAAGTAGCATTTATTCtattaaaaaatacagcaaaaacaataataatttgaactatttaaaaacattttaaataattgttttattttaaaggttctatttttaatatgttttattttattttttttgtggaaattttttgtgtgtgtggaaactTTGTGTGTGGATCTGACGAATGTTCAAAAGAGCAGCTTTAATTTGACATGACTTTTTAATTtgcttttaacattataaatgtacttgctgcttaactaaaaaaaatcttaataaaatgCTAACTTTTGAAATGTAGCACATGTTGATTGGGAGCaagatcattttaaataatgtgaaataacttTTCACATTTCCACAGAGGAATTATAATTCATTAAGGTAGAGATAGATATTCATATAAAGTCATGTAAAGTCaacataacatttattgcatattCCTGGTCCTATTGTGCATATTAGttagttatgaaaaaaaaaagtctttgtaaTTTTATTAAGATTTTGGATCTTGTATTTTTCAGTCTCTCTTACTTTTTAACCCTTCCCATTCAGTCGGTAAATGAAAGAAACATGGGTTGCAAAATGGCATTTCaggactaaaactaaaaacatgttTAGTTAAAATTAGCAGTTTTCATACAAGGGTAAATATGAATCATCCTCTTCCTCCTTTGCTGGTGCACGCAGCAGTATTAGATGACGGAGGCTGTACTCACGTGGCATGATGCCCTGATCAACGAGCTGCTCGCGAGTGCGTCTCTGCTGTAGCCTTAGCTGGAGAACTGGTGGAGAGAAGCAGAAGCAGCGTTATGTTCTTGACCCAACCTCTAGATCAGGCTTGTCAACATTACACACAGAATGGAACTTTTCCACCTGACTTTTATATTGAACACACCTACACATACACAACAAAGGGAATCATACCTTTAGCACAATTGAAAACGCACACACAACTCCTCTCAAGCTTCACATAAGAGCCACCATTATAAAAAAACCTAGACGTTCTTCCTGCTACCTAAACAACTGGCTCTTGAGCGACCCTTTTGAACCCTTTTGCTGTTTGGAAGACTTCCTGGGAAAATTCAAGACATTTTTCTTTGCCGTCTTGGCTGAGGTTCCTGGATTTACTTGGCTGATTATAAAAACAGCTCAAATTGGTCAGAAAGACAACATGATAATGTCTGACATTTATCAACAATCATGAGCTCTATTAGCTGAGaatttataaatgcattataGCAAGTTCAACACACAGCTGCATGTCACACATGCCAATATCTGCAGGAGgtgattttaaatctttttaaaagaaCTTGATCTTAATGCTCAGTTCTTGTAGCTCAACTTGGCACTATCAACATtattcacaca comes from the Carassius carassius chromosome 39, fCarCar2.1, whole genome shotgun sequence genome and includes:
- the mrtfba gene encoding myocardin-related transcription factor B isoform X1 — protein: MEDQGDAGIGGLLAPSPQSEVVIHEMGELSLHPSQRLPPLNERKNVLQLRLQQRRTREQLVDQGIMPPLKSPAAFHEQIRSLERARTENFLKHKIRSRPERAELVRMHILKETVAEPSLQATQLKLKRARLADDLNEKIAQRPGPMELVEKNILPVDSSVKEAIIDGQMQYPKTLEELADEDSGDAFSPEQPASQESQGSVASPGDVRTIEESSPLPNNLLQVVLPPPFHFRDKTLRAHGAKKTEFFNSGFSQHFPAVTTPSTDFLKPFSANEQSVSPPAPMPQLVTVAPVKSGPTLVKQSQPKLPGDKSRSKKSKEAKPRVKRLKYHQYIPPDQKQELNQAPMDSSYARLLQQQQLFLQLQILSQQQQQHYNYQTILPAPLKPVMEGQNSSATLAINSASSLPASIVLSLPTATPVRPNSTLSNRKTGTLPANLEEMKVAELKMELKLRGLPVSGTKIDLIERLKPFQENSVTTTTNNCTGPSIQPCSTPMEVSSTTTTLLPIQQRSENLSSTPPVSPGSSELHSKGDASTEGQAEGQHRSLVKAAPVPEEQDRRLHEKERQIKELLRKLEQEQKLVEELKMQLEVEKRSGQVVPPAENNNNSTPATMLASVKTENTVLPNCTVSSHTTPTLVKLEEAHPNQVTATPLHQFIISHQGVPQVIGQPQTLLTTPHGGTQILLPVPLANNTTTIQLPNTNVKLQPVLQAVSQSGPGLIQTPQIQPAKAESLTSQQLLIAHNNIVQTLPVGTTKRSGFQHGTNENPAGLEIPQCFLSRSPDNRISPLTSPIPSSLINGPLNKTSFIQQSPVFNQTPKNREPPGYEEAVKQTRSLQNPAVSEIPTATSQQMDDLFDILIESGEITPFSQQDPSVPKMMPVTASITTLPINTALSRPPAQVQMAPPPALMLEPMPSLASLDSDNQLEALLEGTLVGDGEPEQRTLGLLEELQNQMLEQPNSPMDTSELGFSDPPAPSSSLSFSLQDTGLDNMEWLDLTMPGPIGGLNPLGITSEFLDTHDLQLHWD